In Erwinia pyrifoliae DSM 12163, the genomic window ACCGAGCGGTGTTTACCACCGGTACAACCGATGGCGACGGTCAGATAGCTGCGATTGTTAGTTTCCAGCATGGGTAACCACAACTCCAGATAACTGCGCGTCTGATAAATAAAGTTATGTACTTCAGTATGGCGGTCGAGGAACGCGGCAACGGGGCGGTCAAGGCCGGTCATCGGACGCAGCTTCGGGTCCCAGTGCGGATTGGGCAGAAAGCGCACGTCAAAAACGTAATCGGCGTCGATTGGAATACCATGCTTAAAGCCAAATGATTCGAAAACCATTGTCAGTTCGCGCTCACGCTTACCCAACAGGCGGGTGCGCAGCATTTCTGCCAGCTCATGAACGGACATTTCTGAGGTATCAATAATCAGATCGGCGCGGGAACGCAACGGCTCCAGCAGAACATTTTCTTCATCAATGGCACTTTCCAGCGACAAATTTTTACTGGAAAGGGGATGCAGACGGCGGGTATCACTGTAACGTCGGATCAGGGTATTGCGATCGGCATCAAGAAACAGCAGCTGCGGCGAGAAACTATCAGGCAGACTGGTGAGCGCGTGTTCGAATACCTCTGGGGTTTCCGGCATGTTACGCACGTCAATACTCACCGCCGCAGACATATTGCGCTCTGCCAGCGAGTTAGCCAGATCGGGCAGCAATACCACGGGTAGATTATCCACGCAGTAGAATCCCATATCCTCCAGGGCGCGCAGCGCCACTGATTTCCCAGATCCTGAACGACCGCTGACGATCATCAGCACCATTTACTTTTCCCCCAGTTTAGCCCTTTGCACCTTTGTGCATGAAGTCGCAACCGCTTTAGCCGCCTCGCCCGTGTTGTTACCGGGCCGTGTTTCTACCCGATGTGGGGTGAACGGTGTCCATATTGCTGACCCCATTTGGCGTTTTGCAATTGTTTTATTATCACGCCAATGATTGTGGATATATCACCGCTCGGTTAGATCCGATGGTGATCTTCCGTGATGATTTGAT contains:
- the rapZ gene encoding RNase adapter RapZ; its protein translation is MVLMIVSGRSGSGKSVALRALEDMGFYCVDNLPVVLLPDLANSLAERNMSAAVSIDVRNMPETPEVFEHALTSLPDSFSPQLLFLDADRNTLIRRYSDTRRLHPLSSKNLSLESAIDEENVLLEPLRSRADLIIDTSEMSVHELAEMLRTRLLGKRERELTMVFESFGFKHGIPIDADYVFDVRFLPNPHWDPKLRPMTGLDRPVAAFLDRHTEVHNFIYQTRSYLELWLPMLETNNRSYLTVAIGCTGGKHRSVYIAEQLADYFRSRGKNVQSRHRTLEKRKT